CCGCGAGCTGCTGGCGGACGGCAACGGCGGCATCGGTTACCTGCTGAAGGACCGAGTCTTCGACGCGGACCAGTTCATCGACTCGGTGCGCCGGGTCGCCGCGGGCGGCACGGCGATGGACCCGCAGGTGATCTCGCAGCTGCTGTCGCGGCGCGCGCAGGACAAGCCGATGGGCCGCCTCACGCCACGGGAGCTGGAGGTCATCGAGCTGATGGCCCAGGGCCGTTCGAACGCGGCGATCGCCTCACAGATGGTGATCACGGAGCGGGCGGTGGCCAAGCACACCTCGAACATCTTCGGGAAGCTCGCCCTGCCGCCGTCGGACGACGACAACCGCCGCGTCCTGGCGGTGCTGGCGTATCTCGACCGGGGCTAGGGTCTTTCTCCTGGCCTGCCGGGGAGAGCCTCCCGGTCGGCCCGACCGGGACCGGGGGCTCCCGCCCGGCCCGAGCCCCCGCTCCGGGGCGTCCGGGCCGGGCGGTCCCCCGCGGGTGTTCAGCCCGTGAACCACCCCGCCGCGTCGAGGCGGAAGGCGCTCGCCGGCGCCATCGCATGCAGGTCGGCCTCCATCGCGGCCACGCGTTCGGAGCCGAGGGCTCCGGCCCACTCCGCCCGGATGCGGTCGAACTGCTGGGCGGACCTCACCAGGACGTCGATGCCGCGCGGGGTGAGCCGGACGAGCTTGCTGCGGCCGTCCCGCGGATCGTCGACGCGCTCCACGTAACCGAGGGCCTCCAGCTTCTCGACGGTCTTACCCGCGGCCTGCTTGGACACTCCGAGCCGCCGCCCGATCTCGCTGGCGCTCGCACCGTCCCGTCCAACCGCCTGGAGCGCGAAGCCGTAGGCGGGGCGGACGTCCGGGTGGCCCTGCGCGGCCAGCTCACGGTGCAGCTCGTCGATGATCGACCGGAATCCCGCGAACAGCAGCAGCGGCAGCTCGAAGCCCGCTCCAGCCCCCGCCTCCCGTTCAGCCATTGCGAAACTCGACAACCTGGTTTACCTTTTCGTCAATCATGTTGTCGAGTTTACCGCGAGAGGTACCCATGCCAGCGATCACCTCGTCCGCGTTCCCCGAGCACACCCTCGAAACCGCCCCCGCCGCCGCGCGCCGCACCATGGAGGCCGTGGCGAAGAAGTCGGGCTACCTGCCCTCGGCCGTCGGCCGGCTCGCCACGTCGCCCCAGCTGCTCGACGGCTTCCTGAAGATCAGTGCGATCTTCGAGTCGACCACACTCGACCCGCTCTCCCGCGAAGTCGTGATCATGACGATCGCCACCCGCAACGAGTGCCACGTCTGCGTGGCGATGCACACGGCGAAGCTCACCGCGCTCGGCGCGGACGAGGCGCTGATCGCCGCACTCCGTGACGCCGGGGCACCGCCGCTCTCCGACGAACGACTGCAGGCCGTACGGCAGTTCACCCTGGACGTCCTCGCGGCAGCGGGCGCCGTCGACGACGACTCCCTCGGGAGCTTCCTGGCGCACGGCTACACCGCACAGAACGCGCTGGAGGTGGTGCTCGGCATCGGCGCGTACACGATGTCGACACTCGCCAACCGGCTGACCGGGGCGCCGATCGATGCTCAAATCGCAGCGTTCGCCTGAGAGTTGAGCGTTCAGGGCGATTTGCGAATGGAGCTTCCCACGAATTCCACGACCGCCTGAACGGAGTGCGTAACCGGCCCGTATGGAACGTCACGCTTCTCCCTCGAAGCAGAGGAGTTCCATGGGACGCACATCGCGCAAGAAACGCAGCTCACTGGCCAATCGGGCGATTGCCGCCTCGGCCGCACTGATTCTGGGAGGAGGTGGGCTGGTCGCAGTCAATGTCTACGCGAGCGCGGGAGAAGGATGGTCCGGCTCCCCTCCTGAACAGACCCGTACAGAGGGTCCCCGGATGTCCACCATCGACTGTCCGGACGTGGGAAACGAACTACCCGAAGTGCCCGAACAGGCACGCGGGGAGGTCGACCGCGAACTGGCGGCAATGGATACCCAGATCACCGACGCGTACGAACAATTCGCCGACCGCAAGGACGAGATCGCCCAGGACCCGGATCTCGCCGAGAACGCCGTGCTCGGCCCGCTGAGAAGCAAGCGGGAGGCGAGCCTCGGCCGCATCGGGACGGCTGTCGAACGCGTCGCCGACCGGCCGCAGGGACTCGAGGGGCTCGCCCCGTGCAGCCTGCGCGCCGACGAGGCCGGCAATGGCGACGGCGGCGGAGATCCCGGCACCGGGGACGACGGCGGCCAGGACCAGGGGGACGAGGGCTCGGACGGCGAGGGAGGTGAGGGCGACCAGGACCAGGGGGGTCAGGATCCGGACGAGAGTCAGGACCAGGACCAGGAGGGCAACGGGCCCGAAGCCTCCGACTTCGTCGACATCCAGTCGGTCCAGCCCAACGTCGAACGCCCCCGCCAGCGACGGGGCGCCTCACGCGGTACGTTCACCACCGACTGCGGGCGCAACCAGAACGGCAAATTCAATCCGGACAATGTCATTGTCGCGCCCGGCGTGAGCAATGGCGCCCACCACATGCACGATTACGTGGGCAACCAGGCCAACGACGCATTCGCGAGCGACGACGACCTCGCCAGGGGTGCGACGACCTGTCGCAATCAGGGCGACAAATCCACGTACTACTGGCCGGTGCTGCGCCTCCAGAACGGCCAGGACGAGAACGACGTGGACGCCGACGGCGGCGGCAAAGACCAGAACGTCGGGGAGATCCAGACGCCGTCCCAGGTCACGCTGAAATTCGTCGGTTCCCCGGCCGGGAAGGTGACGGCGATGCCGCGATTCCTGCGGATCATCACCGGGGACGCGAAGGCGTTCACCAATGGCGACGCGAACGCCAACGCCTCCTGGAGCTGCACCGGATTCGAGGACCGCCAGCTCAAGGACCAATATCCGATCTGCCCGGAAGGCAGCCAGGTGGTGCGCTCGTTCGCGTTCCAGAGCTGCTGGGACGGACGGAACACCGACAGCGCGAATCACCGCACCCATGTGGCGTTCGCGCAGGACGACGGCAGGTGCCCGAGCGGGTTCCGGGCCATTCCGCAACTCGTGCAGCGCATCGTGTACGACGTCCCGCCGGGCCCCGGATTCGCCGTCGACTCGTTCCCCGAGCAGTTGCACAAACCTGTCACGGATCACGGCGACTTCATCAACGTCTTCGGCCGGAACACGATGAAGAGGGTGGTGAGCTGCATCAACGACGGTCGCAGGTGCCGCTGACACGATCGGCGGCACCCCTCCTACCTGCGCGGTCAGCTCCCGTGGTGACCGGAGTGCCCTTCCTCGCTCTTCCCACTGCCACTACTCCCCGAGTGGTGCGGCGAGGCGGTCTCCACCGTCCCCCCGAGCCGGCCGCGCAGTGCCGCGACCACCTCCGGTTCCCCCACCGCCACCCACCTCCGGCCGACCAGGTACGAGCCGCCGTAGTCGTTGGCCTCGTCGATCCACTCCCGCTGACCGCGATCGGTGGCGAAGGTGGCCAGCACATAACGCCCGTCACCGGTGCGGCAGTTGGCCTGGCGGATCTCCTCAGCGTCGGTCTGGAGATTCGGCTCGCAGCGCGCCTTGGCGGCCAGTTGCTCCAGCGTTCCGGTCGCGGTCCGCGGGGCGTCCTGCTCGCCGTCGCCGTCGGCCGCTCCCCCACCGCAACCGGCCAGGAGCGCCAGTCCGACGAGTACGACGGCGGCGGCCCGGCGGCCCTGCCCGCGGCGCCGCTCCAGCTGTGTCACCATCCGCCCATCGTGCCCCTCAGGTCCCTTCTGCGGGGCGGAACGGCGGATTCTTCACGGGTGCGCGACGGCCAGGCTCACCACGTAGGTCTCCTCGACCGTGCCGTCCGGGAAGACACCGGCCAGCCGCTCACGCTCCCCGGCGAGGAAGCCGTGCGCCTCTTCCTTGTCCCTCACCAGGAAGTCGGAGTAGCTGCCGAGGTTGGCGAGATGCACACCGAGGGGTACCCGTCGGCTCCAGGACACCTGCCGTGTGGCCCATCCGAGCGCGGGCGGCAGCCGCCGGAAGCGGGCCGACCTGGCATCGAACGAGGTCTCGGCGCCACCGAAGAACCGGCGCAGGCGGGCGTCCTGGTCGGCGATCCACGGAACCGCAGCATCGGAGTCGTTCCACCACAAGGCAAGCGCACCACCGGGGCGCAGCACCCGGCGGGCCTCCGGAACCGACAGGTCCGGGTCGGTCCAGTGCCATGCCTGCGCGTAGGTGAGGAGGTCGAGGGAACCGGACTTCAGCGGCAGGTGGTCGCCGTCGCCCCGGACGAGAGGTACGCCCGGCAGGAACCGGCGGAACTGTGCGGCCATGCCGTCGCCGGGCTCGACAGCCGTCACCCCAGCGCCACGCGCGTCCAGGAGCGCGGTGCCGAGGCCCGTCCCTGCGCCGATGTCCGCGACGCGCGCGCCGGCCAGGGGGAATCCGGCGAGCTCCTCGACGGCGTCGAGGAGGGCAGGCGGGTAGGAGGGGCGGTTCGCGGCGTAGTCGGCGGCTGCCCCGTCGAAGGATCGTGCACGCGACGTGGTGGTCATGGCTTCATCATGTCCGGGCCTCGCACCCCGCGAGGGTGCAATGGGCGGACGGGCGCGGCAGCCGCAGGCGGCCGGAGTGACCATCGCACCATTCGCTCGTTCAGCTGAACATGCCTCCGCGTCGAGCAGTGCCGTCCTCCGCCGAACGTCCCCTGCTCGGGCCGGTCGATCCGGAGCAGGCGGATGCCGCGCTGGTCGAGCACTACGCCCGGCTGACACGGATCGGCTATCTCGTGCTGCCGGCCTCGCTCGGGCGCAGTCGGCGGGTGCTGACGGCGCACTGGCTCGTCCAGCGGTCGCTGCCAGGGTCGCGGGCGGCGGACTCGGGGGCGCGGCTGCCGTTGCCGCGCAGGCCCGCAGGGGAGCCAGTGGCGGATCCGGGCTATGCGGATCTGCGGCTGCGGGTGGTGCGTTCGGCGTTGGAGGCGGGGATGCCGTTACGCCGGCGGGCCCGGCCGCGGTGGGCCCGGATGCCGCCGTTCTTACCGCTGGTGTGGGGGCTGCGGCTGTTCCCCCGGTCCGGTGGTGCGGACGAACTCGCCCTGGAGCAGGCGCTGTCCGCGGTACCGGGACCGTGCCGCGCCGCCCATGTGCTGCGCGGCCTGGAGGGGCTCACGGACCCGGAGGTGTGCCGGGTGCTCGCCGCCGCCGGGGTGGCGGACCCGGATGCGGCGCTGGCGGGCGCGGACGCGGTGACGGCGCCGCACGCGCTGCTGGCGTCCCCGGGGTTCGACCCCTGTTCGCTGCACGCCCGGCCCACCGACCTGCTGCTTCGGCGCCGCCGGACGAGGGCCGCCCTGGCCGGGTTCGGGGCGCTGGTCGCCTGCGGGACGCTGCTCGTGATGCCGGGCGGCGGCTGGGGGCCGGACGGGACCTCCGCGGGCGCGGACGCACATAACCCTGCCGCCCAACGGGCCCTGGAACCTGGTGCGTTGCGGCGGGTGTCGCCGACGTACTGGCAGCGCTCGGCCCGTACGGACTTCACCGTCTGGCCCGCCCGCGGCGAGCGCACCCGGGATACCGGGCTGCTGCGCCGGGCCCTCGACGCCTGGGCGCTGCCCGGTCCCGACGACCGGTCGACCGCGACGCCCAGGACCCCCACGGGCCCGCCGATGGGACCGCCGCAGCTGCTGTACGCGGGGGTGGTGGACGAGGCCGCCGTCGTGCTGTTCCACGACGGGCTGCGCATCGTGCGGTACGCCGAGTCCCGCCGCGCCGGTTCCCGCCGGGGCGGCGTGCTCGACTTCGCCCGGGTGGACGGCGCGGATTCCGCCGGATCGAACGCGCTGGTCGTGAGCCGCGCGCACGGCCGGGTCCGCTATCTGACGGCGCCCTGGGTGCGCGGGGCCGCCGTACGGGATCTGCTCGCACCGCACGCGGCACCGCGCGCCCTGCCCCGCGACGCCCACGGGGTGACCGCCGCACTGGACGGGCTCGGAGACGGTGCCGGGGGCTGCCGTTCCCGGAAGGCCCTGGAGGTACGGGACGCGGAGGCGGTCCGGCTGCTGACCGACCTCGGCGAACTGACCCCGGTCCGGCTGACGTCCGGCGCCCCGTCCGCCGAGCACGACGTGTCGGGACGTGCGGAGCGGGAGAGCTGGGCGCGGACCGCGTGCCTGCTGCCCGCCGTGCGGGCCGGCGGAGTCCGCTCGGTGAACTCCTGGCAGTTCGCGCGCCAGCCGCTCCCCGAGGGCGGCGGCGCCGCGCGCTGGCTCTGCGTCCGGGCGGAGACCTGGCGGGGTACGGGAAGCAGGGTGCTGGCCGAGTTCCAGGCTCCGGCGGAGCCGTCCGGCGGGGCCGTCGCCCCGGGGGCGGTCGCGGCGCGCGCCGCCGAGTCGCCCGCCTGCGGGCCGCGCGATCCGCAGGTGCTGGCCGGTGTGCTCTGGAAGTCGGCGGGCGGGCGGTGGTACGTACTGGCGGCGGGCTCCGGGCAGTTCACCTCGCTGACCACGTCCGGAGGCGTGGCGGGCAGGTCGGAGGGGCGCCTGCTGGCGGTGCGGGCCCGCGCGGGCGACCGGGCCGAGCTCAACGGGCTGCTGGCGGACGGCCGCAGGGTCGGCGCGCTGCGCTGAGGGGCCGGACCGGCATTCGCGCAGGAATTCGCCGCACACCCCTGTCCCCTTCGCTTACCCGTCAGTACATTGACAGCATGTCTAACACGCAGCCAGCGGCGGTCGCGTCGGAGCGGAGCACGCTCAAAGCCCGCAAGGTCTCCTTCGACTGGGACAAGACGCCCCTGCACTGGGTGCCGGGCGACCCGTTCACCGCGCACACCATCAACGTGCTCCATCTGCTCCTGCCGGCCGGGGAGCGGTGGTTCATCCACGTCTACCGCCAGGTGCTGCCGTACATCCACGACGAGCGACTGCGCCAGGACGTCATCGGGTTCATCGGCCAGGAGGCCGTGCACTCCCAGGCCCACGACGACGTACTGCCGCACCTGAAGAAGCTCGGTCTCGACCCGACCCCGTACACCGCACAGGTGGACTGGATGTTCGAGAAGCTGCTCGGCGACAGGACGCTGCCGCCCGGCCGTGCCCGCACCTGGTGGCTCATGGAGCGGGTCGCGATCATCGCGGCGATCGAGCACTACACCGCCTTCCTCGGTGACTGGATCCTCAACGCCGAAGCGCTCGACCGGCGCGGCGCCGATCCCACGATGATGGATCTGCTGCGCTGGCACGGCGCCGAGGAGGTCGAGCACCGCTCCGTCGCCTTCGAGGTGTTCATGCACGTCGACGGCGGCTACCGGCGGCGGGTGCGGACCTGGGCGACCGCGTTCTCCGCGCTCGTCTTCCTCTGGCAGCGCGGCACCCGCTTCTTCATGGAGAACGACCCGAGCCTGCTGGCCGGCAAGGCGACCTTCAAGGAGTTCTACACGAGCGGCAAGCGGGGCACCCTGCCCAGCACCGGTTCCATCGCGCGCTCCATCCCCACCTATCTGAGCCGGACGTACCACCCCTCGCAGGAGGGCAGCACGGCCCAGGCCGTCGACTACCTCGCCCACTCGCCCGCGGCCCTGGCGGCCGAGGCCCGCACGTCGGGAACGAACTGAGCCATGGCCCTTCCCCGTCTGCGCACCGTGGTCCTGGTCACCGGCGCCGCCCTGCTCGCCCGGCGTGCGCTGCGCCGCCGCATCGAGGCGTCACCGCTGTGGCCCATGCCCGCCCTGGAGGAGCCGGTCTCGGGCCGCTCGGAGCGGCGCTCCACCACCACCCGGCCGTTGCTGATCACCGAGCGGGACACGGTCGCCGACGGCGTCGTCCGGCTCCGGCTGACCGGCGACGACCTGCCCTCCTGGCAGCCCGGCGCCCATCTCGACCTGGTGCTGCCGTCCGGTCTCGTCCGGCAGTACTCGCTCTGCGGGGACCCGGCCGACCCGGACGCGTACACGATCGCGCCGCGCCTGATCGAGGACGGCAGAGGCGGTTCGCGCGAGGTCCACGCGCAGCTGCACGAGGGTACGGAGGTGCGCGTCCGCGGGCCGCGCAACCGCTTCCCGCTCGTCGAGGCACCGGCCTACGTGTTCGTGGCGGGCGGTATCGGCATCACTCCGATCCTGCCGATGCTCCGCGCCGTCGCGGCGTCGGGCGCCGACTGGCGGCTGCTGTACGGAGGGCGTACCCGCGCCTCCATGCCGTTCCTCGACGAGCTCGACGCGATCGGGAAGGCCGGCGGGGAGGACGGCCGGGTGACCGTGGTGCCGGAGGACGAGGCGGGCTACCCGGACACCGCCGCGCTGCTGGCGGGGGCGGCGCCGGGCACGGCGGTGTACTGCTGCGGCCCGGAACCCCTGATGGACGCGGTGGCCGCCGCGCTCCCCGAGGGCTGCACCCTCCATCTGGAACGCTTCACCGCCGCCACCGGAGCGGACCCCGCGTCCACGGCCTTCGAGGTCGAACTGCGCCGCTCCGGCCGGACCGTTCGGGTCCCCGCGGACCGGTCGGTGCTGGCCGCCGTGCGCGAGGAGCTCCCGTACGTCTCGTACTCCTGCGAGCAGGGCTTCTGCGGAACCTGCCAACAGCGGGTCCTGGAGGGCGAGGTCGATCACCGGGACGAGCTGCTGACGGACGCGGAGCGCGAGGACTCGATGCTCCTGTGCGTCTCGCGCTGCCGCGGTGAACGGCTGGTCCTGGACCTCTGACACCTCCGGTGGTCCCGACCCCGGCTACGCTGTCGGCATGACGACCGGGGTGCGGCGCAGGATGGGCGTCGAAGAACGCAGGCAGCAGTTGATCGGCGTCGCGCTGGAGTTGTTCAGCCACCGCTCCCCCGACGAGGTGTCGATCGACGAGATCGCGGCTGCCGCCGGTATCTCGCGGCCCCTCGTCTACCACTACTTCCCGGGGAAGCAGAGCCTGTACGAGGCGGCGCTCGGCCGGGCCGCCGACGAGCTGGCCGGCCGGTTCCTCGAACCGCCCGAAGGGCCCCTGGGCGCCCGGCTGCTGCGGGTGATGGGCCGGTTCTTCGACTTCGTCGAGGAGCACGGCCCCGGCTTCTCCGCGCTGATGCGCGGAGGTCCCGCGGTCGGCTCCTCGACCGCGAACGCCATGATCGACGGGGTGCGGCAGGCCGCGTACGAGCAGATCATCAGCCACCTCGGCGTCCAGGACCCGCCCGCACGGCTGGAGTTGGTCGTGCGCTCCTGGGTCTCGCTCGCCGAGTCGACGGCCCTGCTCTGGCTCGACGGGCGGCGCATCCCCCGGGCCGAGCTGGAGATGCAGCTCGTGCACGATTTCGCCGCACTGGCCGCGGTGAGCGCCGCCTACAACCAGGAGATGGCCGGTGTCGTGCTGCGGGTCCTGGCCCAGGAACCGGTGGACGGCCCCTTCGGGGATCTGCTGACACGCCTGTCGACCCTGGCGCCGTCCGTGCCGGCGGTGCCCCCGCAGCGCCGACCGTGACGAGGCTCCGGATTCAGCTCTTGCGGTAGGACGGGTCCAGTTCACGGGTCTCGGCCGAGGCGTGCACCACCAGGTCGTCACCGGTCTTGAGATATCCGGCCAGCAGCTCCAGGACGGACTCGGTCAGCCGCGCCTTGGTCTCCGGTGTGCGGCCCGTCAGCAGACCGATCGAGATGTGCACGATCACGTCACCGTCGGGGGCCTCCCCCACGACCGAGTCCTCCACCCGCCGGAATCTCGTCTTGCAGTTGGGGATCTTCGTGGTCACGGTCTCGGCGACCAGGGGGTGCAGCGCGAGAGCGAAGCCACGACGGTCGAAGGTGTCGTCGAGCTCGGCGGAATAGTCGACGGTGATCTGCGGCATCACATGCTCCTGTGTACGGGTCCGGCCGGTTGTCCGGCCTCAGCCTTACGGTGATCGGCATGACAGCACAAGCCCGGTCGCGGTCCGGCCCCGTGAGGGACCGGACCGCGACCGGGCGGTGTGGTGCGGACTGATCAGCTCCGGGAGAAGACGGCGACCGTCCGTCCGGGGACGGTGAAGGTGCCGGTTCCGGCGTCGTACGCGGACTTCTTCACGGTGGCATCGGCGCCCGCGGCCTGGACGGGGTGGAGACCGTACGCCGTGCCCGCCTGCTCCGGGAGGTGCTGGCTCTCGGTGCCGGGGGTGGCGTTGATGACGACGACAAGCTCGCCGAGACGCATCGTGATCACCCCGGGCGTCTCACCCGTGCCCGAGAGCGGGAACGTGAGGGCCGACTGCACCTGCTCGGTGGTGGCGAGGGAGAACTCCTTCTCGGTGGTCCGGATGGTGAGCAGGTCCTGGTATGCGGCGGAGGCGCCGTCGATCTGCGCGCACCCGGGGGTGAGGGTGGACGAGGTCAGCAGCGGCTTCGCGTAGGACCACTTGTCCTTGTTGTCGGCGGCGGGCGGGAGGCCGCGGCCGAACCCGTTGCCGTCCCGGCAGTCCCAGTGCAGCGCGTTGAACCAGTCGCCGCTGTCGTAGGAGTTGCGGTCGAGGGACTTCGAGCGCAGCAGGTCGGTGCCCGCCTGCGAGAGCGAGGGGCCCTGCGACAGGGTGGACGCCGCCATGGCCAGGACCTGCATGCGCGCCCGGTCGGCCGCCGACGTTCCCGCCGGGAGCTTGAAGGCGAGCGCGTCGTACAGGGCCTCGTTGTCGTGGGCGTCGGAGTAGGCGAGGGCGTCTCCGGGCGCCGCCGCGTATCCGGCGGGCGCGCCGTTGTAGTCGACGCCGGAGCCCTTGACCGTACGGCCGCTGCTGTCGGTGAAGGTGTAGTCGGCGAGGTTGCCGGTCAGCCCGACCTTGATCAGGTCCTGGTAGTGCAGCAGCCGGGCCTTCTGCTCGGCCGTGGTGCCGTTGGCCTTCGAGGTGTTCGGGTCGGTGTAGAGACCGCTGGCGAAGCCCTGGACACCCGGGTCCTCGTCGAAGGGGCCGCCGCCGCGCACCGCGTCGCGGGCCCGGTCGGAGAAGGTGGCGATGCCGGTGCCGGCCATGTTCTTCTGCGTGGCCTGGACGAAGCGGGCGTCATCGGCGATCTCGCCGAAGTTCCAGCCCTCCCCGTACAGGATGATCTTCTTCCCGTCGACGCCGTCCTCGGCGACGGTCAGCTCGTCGAGTGCCTTGCGGACCGCGAGGATGTTGGCCTTCGGGTGGTGTCCCATCAGGTCGAAGCGGAAGCCGTCGACCTTGTACTCCTTGGCCCAGGTGACGATCGAGTCGACGACGAGCTTGCCCATCATCGTGTTCTCGGGCGCGGTGTTGGCGCAGCACGTCGATGTGGCGACGGTGCCGTCCTCCAGGAGCCGCTGGTAGTAGCCGGGCACGATCCGGTCGAGGACCGACTTGTCGTCCTGGCCGGAGGCGACGGTGTGGTTGTAGACGACGTCCATGACGGTGCGCAGTCCGGCGCCGTTGAGTCCCTGCACCATCCGGCGGAACTCGACGGTGCGCTTCGTGCCGTCCGGGTCGGAGGCGTAGGAGCCCTCGGGGACCGTGTAGTGCAGCGGGTCGTAGCCCCAGTTGAACGCGTCCTTCCCGGCGGCCTTCGCGACGCAGTCCTGCTGCTCCTCGGAGTCGGGTGCGTACACGGAGAGTTCGCAGGCCGGCTCCTGCTGGCCGGACTTCTTCTCCGGAATGGTCCCGATGTCGAAGGCGGGCAGCAGGTGGACGTAGCCGGTGCCGGAGTCCGCGAGTTCCTTGAGGTGCTTCATCCCGTCGGAGCGGGTGTCCGTGAAGGCCAGGTACTCGCCGGGGTGCTCGGAGGTGCGGTCCGCGATCGAGAAGTCGCGGATGTGCAGCTCCTGGATCTGCGCGTCGCGCAGCGGGGCGGCGGCGGGCTTCTTCAGGCCGGACCAGCCGCTCGGGGCCAGCTTCGGGTCGTCGAGGTCGACGACGAGGCTGCGGGCGGAGTCGGCGGTCAGGGCGGTGGAGTAGGGGTCGGTGACCTTGTTGGTGACCATCTTCTGGACGGTGGGCGCCCAGACGTTCACGGCGTAGCGGTAGGGCTTGCCGTTCCAGCTCCTGTTTCCGGTGACCGACCAGACGCCGGTGCGGTCGTCGCGCCGCATCGGGACGCTCTTCCCGTCGAGTTCGAGCGCGACGGTACGGGCGGTGGGGGCCCAGACGGAAAGCGTCGGGCTGCCCTTGCGGAAGACGGGGCCGAGGGCGGCACCGCTCGCGGCGTTCCCGTACAGGCCGTCCAGGATTCCCGCGGTCTGCACCCCGGTGGCGGCAAGCAGGGCCCCGTTGGCGGCGCGCTGGGTGGCGATCAGCTGGCCGCGCAGCGACTCACGGACCCTGTCCCGGTCGCGGGCGTCGACGGTGAACGCCGGGTAGTCCTTGAGGTGCGGGTACTTCGCCTTCTGCGCGTCGGTGAGCTCGGTGGCGTCGAGCCGGAGCCACTGCCCCTCGTCGGTCAGGGCGCCGTCGACGACGGAGATGCCGCCGTCCTTCGCGTACACGAGCTGCTGGCTGGTGGCGTCCGTGGCCTTCACCTTCCAGACGACGGTGCCGGCGTCGATCCACTGGGCCTCGGCCTTGGTGAGGTCGGGTGTGGGCGCGCCGCCGGTCTGCGGCAGCAGGTAGCCGGGCTTCCCGCCGAGCATCCAGACCTCGTGTCCGTACGAGGCGATGTCCAGGGACTGGTCGCTCGGGAGGTCCTTCTCGTCGCCCTTGTGGAGGATGTAGCTGAGCGAGGTGGCGCCGTCGGTGAGCGGTACTTCGTAGGTGGCGCCGTAGGCGTCGGTCTTCACGGGCTGCAGCGGCTTCGACCAGTCCGTGGGCGAAGCGGCCCCGGTCCAGGTGTGCAGGCCCCAGCCGTCGTAGTTGCCGTCGGCGCGGTGGTAGTGCAGGACCGCCTTGGAGGTGTCCTGCGGCGGGTTGGCTCCGTCGGGTGCCTCGGTGGCCTGCCCGTCCTTGCCCTGCTCGACCCAGACCTGGCCGGTCTTCGCGAGGTCGACGGTGCGCTCGGGTCCGTCGGCGGTGCCGTCCTTCTCGACCGTGTACGGGACCGACGAGGTGCCCGTGGCGAGGTCGATCCAGGCGAAGGCGCCGTAGGCGTCCCGCCCGACGAAGTCGGCGGTCTGGTCGCCGGACTTCAGCTGCCAGCCCTCGTAGTCGCCGTCCGCGCGCTTGTAGTGGACGACGGCGTGGTCGCGCTCGACGGCGACCGGCTTCGGGGCGGGCGGGGCCTGTCCGGCGGTCGTCGAGGCGAGGGCGCTCGTGGTGCGGCCGGCGCGGTCGATGACGACGGCCTTGTAGCGCAGCGGGGTCCCGGCCTTCACCGCGTCGTCCAGGTACTGGGTGACCTTGTAGGGGGCGTGGTCGGCGGATCCCAGGGTGCGCCACTTACCGTTGCCGGTCTGCGCCGCGAACACGACCCGGTTGAGCTGGCCGCCGTCCACGTCGGCGGTGATCTCGACGGTGCCGGTGGCTCCGGCTGCGGGGGCCTTCAGGGTGAGGGAGGGCTTGGTGGCCGGGGCGCCCAGGGGCTTGTCGGCGCGGAGCACGATGCTGGAGAGCGCGGGCACCGTGACGCTGACCGTCTTGTCGGCGCCGCTGCGGACCGTCGCGGAACCGCCGTACAGCGTACGGAAGTTCATGCCGGCCGACTCGGTGGCGAGCTCGACGGTCTTCGCCTCGGTGCCGTTGTTGGTGGCGACGAGGTACTCGTACGGCCGCTTGGTGTCGGTACGCGAGAAGGCGTATACGGAACCTTCCGCGTACCGCTCGGTCTGGGTCCCGTCCCGCAGCGCCGGGTGTTCCCGGGTGAGCTCGGAGAGGGCCGCTATGGACCGGTAGATCGGGTGCTTCGTGTCGTACGCGTCGGAGGCGTGCGTACGGTCCGTGCCGATC
The Streptomyces sp. NBC_00234 DNA segment above includes these coding regions:
- a CDS encoding response regulator transcription factor, whose protein sequence is MRVVLAEDLFLLRDGLVRMLEAYDFEVAAAVETGPELARALAELKPDVAVVDVRLPPSHTDEGLQCALTARKNRPGLPVLVLSQHVEQLYARELLADGNGGIGYLLKDRVFDADQFIDSVRRVAAGGTAMDPQVISQLLSRRAQDKPMGRLTPRELEVIELMAQGRSNAAIASQMVITERAVAKHTSNIFGKLALPPSDDDNRRVLAVLAYLDRG
- a CDS encoding carboxymuconolactone decarboxylase family protein, which codes for MPAITSSAFPEHTLETAPAAARRTMEAVAKKSGYLPSAVGRLATSPQLLDGFLKISAIFESTTLDPLSREVVIMTIATRNECHVCVAMHTAKLTALGADEALIAALRDAGAPPLSDERLQAVRQFTLDVLAAAGAVDDDSLGSFLAHGYTAQNALEVVLGIGAYTMSTLANRLTGAPIDAQIAAFA
- a CDS encoding DUF1996 domain-containing protein; this translates as MGRTSRKKRSSLANRAIAASAALILGGGGLVAVNVYASAGEGWSGSPPEQTRTEGPRMSTIDCPDVGNELPEVPEQARGEVDRELAAMDTQITDAYEQFADRKDEIAQDPDLAENAVLGPLRSKREASLGRIGTAVERVADRPQGLEGLAPCSLRADEAGNGDGGGDPGTGDDGGQDQGDEGSDGEGGEGDQDQGGQDPDESQDQDQEGNGPEASDFVDIQSVQPNVERPRQRRGASRGTFTTDCGRNQNGKFNPDNVIVAPGVSNGAHHMHDYVGNQANDAFASDDDLARGATTCRNQGDKSTYYWPVLRLQNGQDENDVDADGGGKDQNVGEIQTPSQVTLKFVGSPAGKVTAMPRFLRIITGDAKAFTNGDANANASWSCTGFEDRQLKDQYPICPEGSQVVRSFAFQSCWDGRNTDSANHRTHVAFAQDDGRCPSGFRAIPQLVQRIVYDVPPGPGFAVDSFPEQLHKPVTDHGDFINVFGRNTMKRVVSCINDGRRCR
- a CDS encoding class I SAM-dependent methyltransferase, whose product is MTTTSRARSFDGAAADYAANRPSYPPALLDAVEELAGFPLAGARVADIGAGTGLGTALLDARGAGVTAVEPGDGMAAQFRRFLPGVPLVRGDGDHLPLKSGSLDLLTYAQAWHWTDPDLSVPEARRVLRPGGALALWWNDSDAAVPWIADQDARLRRFFGGAETSFDARSARFRRLPPALGWATRQVSWSRRVPLGVHLANLGSYSDFLVRDKEEAHGFLAGERERLAGVFPDGTVEETYVVSLAVAHP
- a CDS encoding metal-dependent hydrolase; protein product: MSNTQPAAVASERSTLKARKVSFDWDKTPLHWVPGDPFTAHTINVLHLLLPAGERWFIHVYRQVLPYIHDERLRQDVIGFIGQEAVHSQAHDDVLPHLKKLGLDPTPYTAQVDWMFEKLLGDRTLPPGRARTWWLMERVAIIAAIEHYTAFLGDWILNAEALDRRGADPTMMDLLRWHGAEEVEHRSVAFEVFMHVDGGYRRRVRTWATAFSALVFLWQRGTRFFMENDPSLLAGKATFKEFYTSGKRGTLPSTGSIARSIPTYLSRTYHPSQEGSTAQAVDYLAHSPAALAAEARTSGTN
- a CDS encoding PDR/VanB family oxidoreductase → MALPRLRTVVLVTGAALLARRALRRRIEASPLWPMPALEEPVSGRSERRSTTTRPLLITERDTVADGVVRLRLTGDDLPSWQPGAHLDLVLPSGLVRQYSLCGDPADPDAYTIAPRLIEDGRGGSREVHAQLHEGTEVRVRGPRNRFPLVEAPAYVFVAGGIGITPILPMLRAVAASGADWRLLYGGRTRASMPFLDELDAIGKAGGEDGRVTVVPEDEAGYPDTAALLAGAAPGTAVYCCGPEPLMDAVAAALPEGCTLHLERFTAATGADPASTAFEVELRRSGRTVRVPADRSVLAAVREELPYVSYSCEQGFCGTCQQRVLEGEVDHRDELLTDAEREDSMLLCVSRCRGERLVLDL